The DNA segment TCGGGCCTTTTACCTGGCAGAAATTGGCCCCGGAGTCGGACGATTTATCGGTTTCGAGTTACGCGGTCAGGTAAGGCACAGACGTTCCGTTCGAACCTGCTGGGAGCGTGTGCGACCAGGCTGTTTCTTTTATGACGCTACCGAAATACTTTCGCGAGGCTGCACCGGTGAGCTTTAACCCCTCGACGCGGATCTTTGTATCTCTCATACCGCGTTGCGTCCATTGTGCGACTGTTAGGGGAGACGCGGTCAAAGTAACACGGGACGATCGTCGAATAATTCAAAATCTCCTCCGAAAATTAGTTAACTTAAAATCTTAAACGATATAATACGAGTTTCATActtttaaaaatgcaaacagaACCACAATCTTGTTTTATCTAGATACATAGACAGAAGCAGATGCAAAACATGAATTAACGCCTTAAAATCTATATCAAATCTATATCAATATTTTGCTTTCCATTCAGGATCATAGTCCCAACGAAGTATAAAATTGTTTGTTATTTTTCTTCTTCGTAAACACTACGCAATAAATAATTTGCACGTTCCTCGAATCGCGCTCGTTCTATTCTtatttttgatatttatttttcaagcACGGTGTTCGTTACTTTGGAGGTTTTATACGTGCTGGATGTAATAACCATAATATACAAAATGGTTGCAGAGGTTCGGTTGCTATTACAGTTTAAATGCGCGCGCGCGTTATACGAGGATTTCACGCGCCTTAAATTTTCATCGCGAGCCTCGCGTGTCCCCATTAAGTCGACAAGAATTCATTCGTCACGCATGAAACTTTGAAGTTGGAGTTCTTCCCACCGTGCAACGTTTGCCTTTACGATCCCGTACGTTACTCGGCGAATTGGGCTGCAGGAATGAGCCGCCATTTGCCAAAATCTACGTACCCTCACCTCTATATATCGTGCATTTCATTGGTCCCTGGTCGAACACCTTTCAGAACAATAGTCTCAAGCATACTGTAATTGTCTTTTGCAATCCACTCATTCTATAATAAACGTGAGAAAGAAACAAAGGGTATCGTCGATCAcccaataaataatattaaaagtatAGAAAACTTAAATTACCTCTTTCTGACTACTCATTTAAAAGTGTCGCTATTTATGGGACCGATCAATTATCGAATCAATTAATTTACCCTCCCTCCCAGCAGGATGAGAATCGAGGACCGTGTCGAGGGGGTTTCGAAATATGTATCTTGGTAATTTTAGACCGTAAAGCTAGCGCCAAGAGGAACGAGAATGGATGTGCTTCGTCGAGGAACGTTTCTGAATATTAAAGGAGAGGCGGAAGCGAAGGAGACGACGTAAGGTATCGAAGAAAAGGCTCGGGCGTATCTCGAGGACTCGGATGGTGGATGAAAGATGGAAGGGGATCGGCCACCGTATTCGTCTTCGAGCAGAAACTGGCAGCGTGGAAGTTATCGCGGTCGAAGCGGAAGAAGAAGGAAACGAAGACGGAAATCGTGGGGCGAGAGGATAGCGGACTGGACCAGGACTCTGATAGCCTTCCTCTTCAGCAACGTCGGTATAGTGTGTCTGGTGATCGGATACACTATAGCAGGCGCCTTCCTCTTCACCCACATCGAGGGCAGAAACAGCCTGGACGTCGCCGGAGACGTGATCAGGCTGAGAAACATGACGGCTGCCACCCTCTGGGAACTCACTTCCAAGGTGAcgagtttctttttcttttctccttacTTTCGCCTTTGTAGACTCTTGTGCTTTAACAGATTCTCGATTAAAAAAGAATActtgttctggaaaaaaattgCCGACGACCAGTATGCATAAAATGGCGATCTTATGGAGGGGTCAATAAGGTCTCTGCATTCGTCTCTTGCGTTCACCTTAAACCATTCGAGAGGCTTAAGTCTGGTTTAGTTTGGGGTATTCTTGTCTTGCCACGGTTCTAGTTCTTGTATATGAATTTCCTTGCATCTAATCTTTGCTGGAAACTGGTCGGTATTACTGGCGTTCATGTTCGTCCGTCTGTTTGCTCAGGAGAACGTGTTCTCCGAGAGGATCTGGAAGGCGAAAGTGCGAGCAATTCTAGAGAACTATCAGAGGAAAATGGTAACGGCCATAAAGAACGGCTACGACGGGGCGGAGGAGAACAAGAGATGGAGCTTCGCGGGAGCGTTTCTCTACTCCCTCACAGTAATCACCACGATCGGTGAGTTTGCCACCCTTTTGTTCCGTCCCTTTCTATCAATGTCCCGGGAGTAACTCGAATAGTCCCCGACGCGTCATATCTCTAGCGTTTTTGCGACTTTTTTCATTCTCACGATTCAATTGAGAGAGAGAATTTTATACGAAAATAAAGTGGAGATAAACCGTAACGAATCTTCGCGAAGAGGGAAGAATTTAAGACTGGTCGCCTGGATGACTCGGTTAGtttttaaaatagaaaagaaTATTCGAGGTGGCAGTTGTTTGGTCTCTCGGGAGACATAGTGAAGAATTATATAATAGGATCCTAAGAAATAGGATCCAAGTATTCCCCGTCTCAATTGAAAACCGCAAACTCAGTTGTTCGATCTTTACTTACTTGAACAATCATGTTATCGATTTATGGTCGCTTATAATTTGTTAATCTTTCTAAATATCATCAAAATCTTCGAGGAAACTCAGGAATCCCCCTGTAAGTTCAAACGTTAGTTCCTTGCGTCACCGATAGAGAGCGGCAGCTAGTCGCCGCTATTTTCTTAGGCTTGAAACTCGCCTGTTTCAGGATCTGCCTAATTGAGGCCCCTCGAATAGActcaaattttgttttaaacCACGAAACTTTGAATTGTACATCTTTAGCGGCACTCGATTCGATGGATTCAGAACTTCTTAAATTGTATTTTGAGATTTGAACGGTTAGGAGCCTTTGAATTATACACGGAACAGACGGAAGAAGTTATCGAGGACGGTTTAGACGTCGCGAGGCGAGCGAGAGAGATATTTCTGGCGATAACGAAGAAATTTCGAAATTTAATCAGTGCCGGACGACAGTTTCGCATTTCCTCGATATCGAATCGCCGCGATGTTGGCTCTGTATCGGTCTGGAAAATTACTTTTGCGCACAGACGACAGCCGACAAGCTGTGAATCATACGCGGGGGACTTCGTTAGCCCGGAAATTAATTATCGGCCGAGCCGAGACCCGTCGATCGGTCGACCTCCTGAGATTAACGAAGCTACTCCGGAGGACGTTGATCTTAATCGATCTTCCTATTGACACTGTGTATCGTCGCCGATTAATTAATCCGCCCCGGGCCGATATTCGTTATCAAAGGTCAAAACGGTACTGACAAGTGCATTTTTTAAGAATTATATTCACCGTTAATTCTAGGGCCACGTAAATTGCAGTTAGGGGAATGTAGTCGCGTAGTTCTGATCTTCAGGGAAACCAAACGTCACAATCATGATCTAGAATAGATCGAAATGTTGGTAGTACTAGAATAGAGGTTCTGTCATCAACGATCCTTTATTAATTGATGATTAATTtattagtaaagtgatacctacTACTCTAGAGATAGTGTTCTTTGCTCTAAAGACCACGCCCCCTCTAGAGATCGTCTCCTTTACTCCAAAAGGTCACACTACTGTCAAATACACCCGGTTAAATGATTGCTATTGTTTGAAAAATGCTATAGGTTCTTCATACGATTCCCAATTAAGATTTACTTAACGTCTACCGTAAGAAACAAGCTGTCATCGGTTCGTGCTGATTGTCCTTGAGAAACGCGGTCAACGACGCTGAATCGGAAATTAATTGACTCATATTCCCGGCAACCTCGGAAGATCATCGAGAGAAAGTTGGTATCGGAAGAAGTCGATTTTCTGCTGTTGAAAATTCTGTATTTGGTCGACAGTGACAGTTCTATCCGAATTGTCCTCGAAACTAAAATCCACCCATAGACGAAATATTCTTATTTGCAATCTAAAATTTATTCAGCTCTCTAGTCAATGAAGCTAATTATCagctttaattatttttacaaaagtGGATACCTAAAATACATCTTCTATCCCTATTTTAATTGGATGGTTACCCTTCCAAAGGTTTGCAAATTATGTTTGCGTTTAAAACAACCCGTACGCGTGATGGAACGTGTTTCCCCAGACGTTAATGTCAACAATTGATTTACAACGTTCGACACGGTCGGTGATCCTGATCTTGGGGTATTTTTACCGTGTACTCCATCCCTTGCCAACAGTTTGGTCAGAATAATAGCCTGACGTAACTTTGCGGGCTTAGCGTGCAGTCTGTGTACCCAAATGATCGAACGTTGCGCAATTCGTATAACGAGTAACAAACTCGTAAGTAAACTTGGGGCAAAATCTCTCGTGTAAAccggtctgcgtcgttatcgatTTCAACCTTCGAATTGGACCGACAATGGGCAACGCTTTGCTTGCTTTTAGGACTAATTAACGCGGCGTTGAGTGACAGAGTTACATTTTATTCGCTTCTGAAATAGgcctcatttttttttttttttttaatttttcacagcAATTTTAGACCGTACAATagcagaaaataattgaaaaccAGACGACCAAATGGTTAAGTAAATTTTAAGGGAGTAAAATCAGTATTTTTAAATCTTTTTCAACAAAGAACTGTAATACTTTTTTCGTCTGAATTTCtcctatttattaatatttatgagaTGCGTAGAATATTGATTTTGCACGTTCCAGAATATagtaaaaaaaaagacaaacTTTGTACAAAAAGACACGAAAGAAACAAAGAGTTTGGAAGTAATGGTAGGGTTATTTTTTGGAAAACTGGGGTAGAAATCGACGAGAAAAGGCGACGTTTTCGTTTCTTGGTAGACGGAAGGCTCGCGTAGCCCCGAATTTTGACGCGTCCTAAGCGGTTATCGTGGGTGAGTCGCAAGGGTTGGCTCGCGAATCGATCTGGCTGTCGACTAGCCGACCCTTTTAGGCTGATGCTGCTGGCCTGTAATCACGGTCGAGATAAAGTGGATAGGAGGGTCCCGTCTCGAACGAGAGGGGAGAGAGAGCGAGCAGAGCGGTCGGTAGTCTGGAGGAAGGGGAGAGGGCACGGGAGATCCCCGGAATTAATTAAACGGTCGGTCCCGCGCAACCCCTCTAACGCGCCAAAAGTTCGCGTCGTTAATTCCCTCTATCTCCCTGCGCCGCCGCGCGAGCCTTTGTctaaaaaagaaatatcgagCGACGGTCAGGTGAAAAAGTACAATGGAATTTTTATTCGACCGTACCCCCATCTCTACTCGAAGATTCCCTGCGCCGCGGGGGTCGCGAGTCCACCTAACCCCAATGCTTGAAACCGACTGTAGCTCCGGTGGAACAGATTTCTCGAAAATTGGTCAAAATTGTGCACCTCGTGACTCGAAGCAATTGCCacgtaatatttttttcaggaaTCAAAACAGAGCAAACAacggaataataaaaaatagttgGAGCGTAgccctcgccagcagagggctacgctctctcgcaagtactcgacctaCTGCCTTACTGATGGTTCTGCTAGTGCATCTTCTCACATATAACTGATTCGAGCAACCAAATACCAAATATGGCGGCTACGAAAGTTGCATCTCACCCCTACGTTTCCAACAATTCTTCCACCCCTGTTTGCAACAAAGTTTGATGGGTTGACTTCGATTTGGTCGGAATCCCGATTTCTGACTGTCGTGCTAAACCTCGAAAATAGGACGCGGACTTAAGAAGACGTTAGTGTCGGGGCTGCCCGTCGAGTCAAACTTGTCCGATCCGCCACGGAGTGCATAAATCATCTGCGAAACCTTCCGAGGCAGTAATCAGCGTCGCGTCCTACACGCTGACGGATCGAGCACATTAGTGGCAGGGTAACGCGCTGCCAACGAATTATTGGCGATCAACCAAAAGTACGGAACCGATATCCCTTGGTAGGTCGGGACAGGCTCGTTACACTGCGGGCCGCAATTTCGCCGCGGGCCAATCAATTATCAAGATTAATCGCGGCGTGCTCGATAATATGCGGCTGGTTTGCTTTATTTGCctgtaatttattaataatcctGGAAGACCAGCGCACTCGATTTCGTGTCGATTCTCGGTTAATCGCGGAGCCTTTACTCATTTTTAGGAATCGCTTCTTCTCCGGTACCATTCAACCCCTAAAAACATCCCGATCGTTTCAGGTTTCAGATTATTATCTTGTTATCAGACTGTGTGTCAAATGATTTTCATCCACCCGCCttaactaaacataatttttccagaatgatttgaaacttttcattttcaccgaaaaattgggTACCTCCACATACTCCaacttttttctcggaagtgcgtaggattacgggggtatgtctattcaccaaaaatgattgtaattgactcctacattcgaaaataattttttcagaacgatttgaaacttttcattttcgtcgaaaaatttaggcacctacccactgtcgatttttcttaaaaattcgtttttcatttttagtaattttgtttgacgccctacagaaaagttgtctaatacttttttgtaggtacccatgagctctactttagaaaaaagtttcattgaaatgtattcactattatagaagttatggctgttgaaaaattggaccatttttagggggttttacTCATTCAAgggacaacttttcgaatatttttataattgctacatattctacactaaaatacgcggcgtttggctttttgaacattaaaatcgtccaatccgttcagaagttatgacattttaaagattcgcatgaaatttcagtgaaacatatcaacgcatggtcagacattacattttcggtaaggattttttttctcgaaactgcgtaggatttcgggggtatgtataatgaccaaaaatggttataattgacccctgcatctgaaaatattttttccagatcgatttgaaacatttcattttcgccgaaaggcATCTTAGATAGCCTGACCTTTttcaacactagatttacggtacccatcaatttgacgcattcagattctaaacttaacgttataggactcaaaagtattatttgttagcaatttatgttgaattgaattgatgtaacaatatggatgtatactttaattaaaagaaaaaactgcattttaatgcaactgtcaacgtaacgaattataataaaaatttccacaacgagtgtccgtaaatctagtgttaaatactGTACTTATAAAAATCATGGAGCTTTAACGGACAAAACTTAGATTTTCTAGAGTTTCTGGGATCTCATCGACGCCAAATAGCCCCAGCGTCCATCAGCCCCGTTCACGGCAGGTTCCTGTCGCGTTTCGTCGCGCAACGGCCGGAACTCGAAATTTCTGCCGATGAAAAATGACGGTGTATAAATCGTCCCGTGCCGCGAAGTCGATAAATTATAATACGCTGGGCGGACGGAAAATAATCCGAGCGCGGTTTTTATCGGCGCGCACGCGGAGGACGCGGACACTTCCGTTCGCACGCACCGAGCGTTCCAGGCCTGGTTTCTGACGCGCGAATAGTCAACGGGAACTTGGGCCATAGATCGTGGCGGAAAAATCAGCCGAACGAAAACCCGGCCGCGGGTTCGCCGCTTCATTAATTGTGACCgcgcaaatatttaaaaataacaaggATCGGGGACGCGGGGGGAACGGGGCGGGGCTGAGGGTGGAACGAAACTGTCGACCGAACGCGTCGTTTATTCGACGAACCGGCAGATTTTTAATGCATCGACTGCTTCCTGCAGCGACGAATTTTTAGCTCGACGTCGATGAAATTTATCCCGAAAATAGACTAACAGGAAGAAGGACTGTTCATTACCTTTTCATAAAGGTCGTACCGAATCGTCGGCCATCGATAAGCCGTGTTCGAGACGCGTCCTACTTCGTCGACAAAGTACAAAAATAATATCTTGCGAGGAAATTATGATTTATCAAAAGATCTAATTTTTACTAATTATTTAACTTCCAGGCTTGGGGGTTTCGAGTTCTCAAAATTGCGAGTTTTCTGTTCAATCCCTTTCTTTTAGATTCATTTCTGAAAgacaatattttaattaaaatccatAGATATAGGGTATTGTTGTACAAACGTCGTCAAGATTGTAAAAAAGATATTTCGTATAGATCATGGTCGCGTGCCAGGACGCGCGTGGCATTAATTACTTAATCGACTATAAGTTTCCGTCGAGCGTTTCCTCGCAGACGATTTCCGTCGTTCGACACGATAAGACCGCAAAGATTGAAAATTCATAAGTTTTTCCAATACCGTGGAAAATTATTATCCAGGCGGTGTGGAAGAACGGGGACAGTGTTCGTATTTTTACGGTGGCATTGATGCCGCCCCATGTGGACCTTATTTCGTCGAGTGATGGATCATATTCCCTGGATTAAAGGGAAATCCCTGGAAAGTTAGTCGTTAAAATTATCTACAGCCAACGATTTAAACTTTCGACGCCCAGATTGTAGATTCTTAAGGGGTTAGCCTATTTGTTCTGTAATTTTATTTGGAATAAATTCCTTAAAAACGATTCCTTTTCGACTAAAGGAACGCCTACACCCTTAATACACCCGAGGGTTTGGTTCTTGATGGAACGGAAGCCCGAAGCGAAACGAAAACGTGAATCGATATTTCTCCATTTCGAACAGGCGTCCCGAGAGTACTTTTCGAAGTTATCTCCATATTGGACACGTCTTGACACCGATTTCGAATGTTTCCTTTAGAGGAAACACGGTCTTTTGGGATAACAACCCTTTGATGCGACGATTGCTCCACGAAATATTGCATACGCACGAGTAGAACTAATAAGTATTACGAAAACCATTCAAAAATGGCGCGTAGAAGGTTTTCTAACCTCAACACAAGAAGCACCATAGAATGTcgataattgcaagcatttccaACCCCGATTTCCTgtaataatcgaggttctaATATACTATATAAATCTAATACCTAAAAATATCCTGATTATTTATTCCTACATCTTTGTTACCAAAATACAATACTATTTATATCTGAAAATTAGTCTAATGGAATGGTGGTGGCTCGATAGGTTATGGCAACATTTGCCCCAAGACAAAATGGGGCAAAGTGGTGACCATAGTGTACGCCATAATAGGCATGCCACTTTTTTTGCTGTACCTCAGCAACATCGGCGATATTCTCGCGAAAAGCTTCAAATGGACTTACGCTCGTTGCTGTCTCTGCAGGTAAGCGCCATTTTCTTATTTTCCTTTCCTAGATTCTCATAGAAAATTTTATGCATTTCACTTGTTATAGACTGAATTTATTAAATTGCAATCATAGTAGCAATTGACTATAAAAATTCTCTTTTTGTTAAGGTGTCGAAGAAAGCCTCGCGAATTGACGACGAGAGGGGTTCAACGCGATGGCGTCGATGTCAGGAAAAATCATTGGCAAGTGAGTTTTCACGTGCAAATTGCTCCTTTACTTATTTGAATATCAATTCTGGTCACATTAATACTCCTCCAGTTTGTTCCAAGTAATTATTACGTTGTACAGACTGTAGGAGTAATATGTATTCTTTAACAGTTGGTCAACATGCATGGAAGGGAAATTCATGCGACCAGCGTGGACAAAGAAGTTTCCGTGGAAAGCAGCGACGACGTAGAAGAGAGCGATGGAAATGACGAAGATGATGATGGTAGTAGCAGCTACGATCCACAACAAGTCACGGTTCCCCTAACTCTCTGCGTCGCAATTATGGTTGGGTGAGCATCAAAGATTAATAAAATTAGAAGGTGAACTTTAACTAAAAAAATTACGCCGTAGTCATCCCCGTTTACAAGTGACAATTTTTACCCCGGATTCAAGCAACTGAGTCGCCCATACCTTCTAAGCGAGGGTGTACCTCTCTATTTTTAACGTGATAGAGTAAAATCAATTAAATCCCGACAGAAGTATTAAATTGTTTAGTGCCCATCGAACCAGGGAAACTTGTCGCTTTAAAAGTTTTTCGTTTCGTACGACTATCCAGATACATTTGGGGCGGAGCGATCCTGTTCTCCGAGTGGGAGGAGTGGAACATGCTGGACGGCTCTTACTTCTGCTTCGTCTCCTTATCGACCATAGGTTTCGGAGATATAGTCCCGGGCGACAAGATCTACGCGGCTCAAGGCTTCGATTTATCCTTCATCTTCTGTTCCATGTACCTGATGCTCGGTGAGTGTAAATGTGTCACGAGTCTTATTAGTTTTGACATTTAATGTTTCAACTTCGAGACGCAGGACGGTTCCATTGGGAGAGATACGATTCGAAAGAGTTGCAATTTATTTGTTGGATATATATGAAACTAATAAATGATACACGGTTCTTATATTAGGTCGCGAGTCGTCAGTTGCGGTTACGTCGAACTTATTTGGCCGCTCAAGGTCATTAAGCAGCTACCCCCACTACTTTGTtcgttctaaaatatttattatctcCTTAGCAGACTATTACAGTTAACATTCTCTTTCTCCATGCTTAATTTCTAGTCAATAATTGATTAtgtactaatacatatattttgtTTCGATAGACAGTTCGAGAATAACAAAAAGTTAACAATCTAATGTGTCACGGTAACCTCTCTATTTGAAAGCCAGAGAGCACGCGAACAGTACAGTGAAAATAGCTCTAGAGTGACCTTGAGTGGCCAATTTATTTTACCCCGACGTGACTGACAGATGGACCAACAACTTCGCTCCATTAGTTACGTTACTTTCGATTCGCTACTGTAAATTCCAACAAAATGTTGTCCGCCCGTCTGTATTACAATAATCCAAACCTTAACATCGcataattattcttaaaaacAAAATGGATAGCTAAACCTTTCTATAAACAGAACATTATTTTTTTTCCACGGCAATGCAAACGTTCGACGGACAAATCCAACGGTAGTCGAAGCACGGAAAAATTGCAATTATCCAATAGTCCAATGGCGGAAATAATGTTACATCGTGGGTTGGGAATCATGATTCTATTGTCCCGATGGAAATTCAGTTGACGTTGATGgaaaaaaattccatttatCGGCCGACCGTTTGCGGAGCGATCGTTAGAGATTCCCCGTGTCTCGCGTCGAAGAGACAATAAAATAATAGGACGATCGATATCAATAATTCTCAATGGGGGAGATTTAAAAACTGGCAGAGAATAGAGGCGGAGAGAGAGTTAGCGTCGCGCAGGTGGTCTCGCTGGACTAACGCGAAATTCACGTCGTAATTGTTCCTTTGCCGGAGCGACAATCGGATTCCCGCGGATTTCCTGAGGGGTGTGCAGGCTACGGGGCGGGCTAGAGGGGCGGGGAGAGGGGATCGGGGAGAACACGATGTCGCGCGGGCGAACTTAATCGTTTTAAAAGAGCTCAACAGCTTTAACTCGTCGAACGGGACTCCGTTATCCGCTTTGGATAGGCTGGTTTCGCGGCGCGAGTGTATTAAGTCGCTCGTCGCGCCCAATAGCCGACAAACCCTTTTGTTCGCGCCGTCCGCGCGAAATTGTTCGTGAAACAAATTCATCGATCGACGATCCAAGCGTGGTGGGGATGGCGCCAGGGCGACCTTGAGCGGCTAATTTATTTTACTGCGACGAAACTGGTATAGATCGACCGCTAACTACACTGTCGTTCTGTTTTTGGGGTCGTTGTCGTGTTGAAAAATCCATTTTGACATCATAGTTTTCTAGTATACAGTAACATCCTTCattgta comes from the Colletes latitarsis isolate SP2378_abdomen chromosome 7, iyColLati1, whole genome shotgun sequence genome and includes:
- the LOC143343589 gene encoding TWiK family of potassium channels protein 18-like isoform X3, encoding MEGDRPPYSSSSRNWQRGSYRGRSGRRRKRRRKSWGERIADWTRTLIAFLFSNVGIVCLVIGYTIAGAFLFTHIEGRNSLDVAGDVIRLRNMTAATLWELTSKENVFSERIWKAKVRAILENYQRKMVTAIKNGYDGAEENKRWSFAGAFLYSLTVITTIGYGNICPKTKWGKVVTIVYAIIGMPLFLLYLSNIGDILAKSFKWTYARCCLCRCRRKPRELTTRGVQRDGVDVRKNHWQLVNMHGREIHATSVDKEVSVESSDDVEESDGNDEDDDGSSSYDPQQVTVPLTLCVAIMVGYIWGGAILFSEWEEWNMLDGSYFCFVSLSTIGFGDIVPGDKIYAAQGFDLSFIFCSMYLMLGMALIAMCFNLMQEEVIAKVRTFVRTVKYIFRCDR